A segment of the Anabrus simplex isolate iqAnaSimp1 chromosome 11, ASM4041472v1, whole genome shotgun sequence genome:
atgatgctttaaatttATCTTTCCCGTTGTCCCGCTTGACCACCCCCTTCCCCTACATGTGTTGAGTCACGCAATACACACTACTGTATTGCTTGCTAGCTGTacagcacatgtaaacagctgatACCTTGCGTTCCTTAGTCATGCCCTCATGTCTGTACTCCGTTCGCTAGaagagattctgatcatttctgcgaACACCATGCATTTTCATTGgaaattttgaatgctaatattaataTTCTTCACCGCTAACATTCTGTTGCGAATTTGGTGAGTTACGTTGCAGGACATTAGAGATATGAACCAGTTGCCCCTGGCGATTAACAGAAGGGTTTAGGAAAAAATGAATGACTGATCGTTTCTATTACTTTATTATGCTCATAAATTTTCCGACacttattttcagacaccttgTATAAGAGGCAAAGAGGATAAACAATGACAAATCGGTATGGCAAGAGGAAGCAATAAAAAGGACAGAGAAAGACAAAACATAAAAGGTCAAGAACAAACTCTGCATTTTATCTCTCTCTAGCTACCTGACACTGTATTCAAGGATGTTGACTGCTGCTTTCCaaggcttaacatctaggtcataggctcCAAAATTGTATTTATCCTTGTAAATGTTCTTACACTTGTTCCTAGCTTTCTGTATACCCAGTAAACCAGCTTCCCTTTATAATATTTGAAGATATGTGATCCAGCAATATTCATTAGTTGTGATGGTCAGTATTCTTCTGCTTGCTTCTCATACGGTAACAACTCCTGTAAGCATATCCTTCAAAACACATTGGACTCTTATTAACCTCTTGCATCATGAGAACAAAACAGtttcaaaaatatgaaattctTTCAATCTGTGGAGTTTTAGGTCGGTTGGTCCCATGGCGTAGTGtggctgtctcttacccggaggctccgggtttgattcacagccaggtcagagaattttaccaggatctgagggctggttatgATGCTGTTTctggtgattcatccatcagatggagacgttaagccttgagcagacccctggtgctaatcgacaggagtacgttatgtgccagcaccggatttcaccctctctcttcttattaacatatatcatgtcattcatttcatctcattaactcctctgaggaggttgacgtcaggaagggcatccagccataaaaatttGCTATAaaaattcatctcgcttcatacctgaccccgtagagaaatgggacaagtgttggacatacacctgagggctggttcgaagtccacacaaccaacatgattacaattgaggagctactgtatctgatggtgagatagcggccttggtctagaaagccaagaataatggctgaaaggattcgtcgtgctgaccacatgccatcTTGTAATTTGCAAGCCTTCAGGTttaacagcggtcgcttggtatgccatggcccttcggggctgctgtaCCCTGGGGTTGGGTTAGTTTTTGAGTTTTAGGTCTCATAACAAGTGATAGATAGATTAAAATGTGCTAGTACTGCTTAAAACCATAATACAGTCACATGATAAAATTATGAAACAACAAAATGGAGGAAAATTACATTCTAGATATCCTATACACGTCCCTTGCATATCGCTTCCTTAACTCAATGGGGTAGGTACCGGAATGCTAGGCGGACCGTAGTAAGGTCCACTGTTCAAGTCTCacattgcataaatattttttaCTTGTCCATGGAGCTTCAGTTCTCGAATACATGCCAGTCCTTGCCACATTTGACCGGTAAAACACCAGTACGTTACTTAAGATCACTATAGGGTGTAGGAAACCTCTAATTAGACAAATGTACTTTCACCGCTCAAACCACAGCCTGCTATTATGTTGGTTATCATCTTATGGGAATGAATATGCATCATTGCTATGCTCACTACATTCTTATCGACATCTTGGTTATGCCCTGTTTGCTGCTAACTCtacggacaaacagacaaaaattagAAACATCGCTACATCCAACTGGTATTATCTGCAGAACTACAGTGACTGATGCAATATATTCAGATGGCATAAAATGGAGAAGAAGTACATGCTAGATATTCTTAATACAAGCCCCTTGCACCTCTGTTCCACAGCTCGGTGGGATAGACGTTAGAATCGTATTGGTTCACCTGGAATAATTTCAAAATGCAATATACTTTCTAAAATGTTTTCAGTaaatattattctcaaatattttgacCCATTGTTTAACAGGGGATTCATTTTAGATAAAATTTGctattaaataaaatatacatagcAGTCTAGATTTACATACATCTACAAGTTTGACTAGTCACCACTGTCCATGTGTCTcttggtatgcctgacaagatggTTCCGGCGAACGAAGGCAGCCCCACACCAGTCGCAGGCATAGGGTCGGACATCAGAGTGAGACTTTAGATGTTTCTTAAGATGAGCAATTTGCATGAAGCGTTTCTCACATTCGGGACAGGAAAACGGGCGATCCTGGGTATGAGTCTTCTGGTGGATGGCGAGACTATCTCGACGAAGAAAAGATTTACCACACTCTATGCAGCTGAATGGTCGCAAACCGGAATGAATTTTCTTATGAGCCGACAGTGTATCTGGACGAGAATATGCATTGCCACACTCTTTACAAACAAAGGGCTTCAATCCTGAGTGAGAAGCTTTATGTTTTTTTAGAGTTGTGCTATGAGTGAAACTACTTCCACAATCCAGACAAACATACGGTCGCTCGCCTGTATGTTGTCGGAGATGAGTTATGAGATAATCCTCCCGTGCAAATGTTTTCCCACAGTACTTACAAGGAAGACTTTTTTCACCCGTGTGTACCCTGCGGTGGGTTGCTAGGTGACTCGGTCGTGTGAATCGCTTTTCACACAAATCACAGGCATGAACTTTCTTGACAACGgtgtgggttttaaaatgagaaacAAGATTTTCACGGTGTGTAAAGGACTTTTCACATTCCTTACATTTGTGTAGCCGCTTTGAAGAATGTGAATCTATATGTTTTTTGAGACTGCTGTTCCGCGAAAACGATCTTCGGCACTCGTTGCAGGTGAACGGACGCTCCTCGTGGTGAGATCGCAGATGAAGGGCCAGTCTATCTTGCCAGAAGAATGACTTTGAACACAATCTGCACACATACGATCGTTTTTTAACGTGTACCTTCAAATGAATAGTGAGATGATGTCTCTTGGTAAATTTCCTACCACAGTTCCGACAAATATGTTGTTTATCCTTTCTGTGAACCAAAAGGTGTTCCACCAGCTTGTCTAGATCTTCAAATTTGTTACCACACGTATCACAGCTGAGTTCACAGTCTTCCTCCTGGACAGGATCTTCTGCCCTGTACAGACAAGAAATAAAATGACAAACATAGAAACAtctataaatataattataattttgtctgtacatttaaaATATCTGCTTCATACTTCGGTTTTATCTCAGGTTAGGTAcggtatacaaaagttgaaaataggttcagttcacTTGTTGTTTTCTGTCCGTTTGTTGGTATTGATATCGCGGGGAAAATGATTCAAGGTAATTCTCGAAACTCTGTATTTAAGTTCAGAGATAGCTGAGTTGTGCACTAGGCAGTATATTATTTGCTTAGCATACAGTGGCGCAGCAATATTAAGGAGGCCACATCTGGATGGACATACACATTACGCGTAACAAAAGTTGTGCACAGTGTAATTTACGATCTTTTATATTCCATGACTAGCTGCACATACTGTACTTGTCACTGATTGTTTCCAAAGGATCAAGGTAGAGCTACTTAATGACTAGAGGGCAGATTTTGGAATATTTGGAGGTTTTGTTTGTTTTAAGATACAATATGCCCATAAGAAGTAAATGCGATTCATACCTTTCGAAATCGAATGGCTGAGTTTTATACTGCATATAAATGCATACAGGGTGGTGGGAAACAATGTGAACTAGGTACAAGAGGGTTAGAGATtcggtcatactgataaatgattTCAAAAAGGTCATTCGATATCTCGCAACATTGTCGCAACTGTTGAGGTTAGTGaatcagatcacttcgcaggcaaattcaaatgggctttatgagCCAGTCTTGCCAAATTTGCATGTGGCTTAAGATCGGCTTAAGAGCTATGGTGAAAAATCAACACTAAACACAAACTCACCGTGGGTTTCAACCAGTGTcaccgtagtgtgcttgctatggCGCGGTCCTTTCAGCTCAGAGGTCCATGTTTTTAAATCCCTACTCCATATATGTATtatcttgaccatgatggccatTAACGGTCTGTACTGACTTCATTATAACAGTTAATTGTGTCTAGGTCCTGCCTAGTCAATAaaattcagaatgtattattattattattattattattattattattattatttaaactatcatttacttatatacacacttatatacaaacacaagtacatgtttcgagaaaaattctcttcttcagcttgttaGTAAACTCACATGTATCAAAGACTTTATTTATAATGAACTATGTGCCGACAGATTGCGGAAAAAATGACAATACATCAATATTAGaaaattcaaacatgaaaatcCTTTCATATTACATCCCAATTTTATGAAATGTCTGCATTCAATGACCATATTTAAAATGAACTATGTGCCAACATTTTGCAGACAAAATTATAATACAACAATGTTAAAAATTCAAACATGAGAATCTTTCATGTTATGTCCCAAATCTATGAAATGTCTGTATATGATGTATTAAAACACAGCTGGTTGGCTGTTGATCCATTGTATTTAAATGTGGCATTATTATTGTCATTCATAGTCCCATAGTTTGGTGTTGACATTGTCTACTTGACATTACAATGATTAAGCCTGTCAggttaaaatgaactttttcatTTGTCAGTAAGAAAAAAGAagtccggccccgaggtgtaggagGCAACGTGTCCGCCcgttacccggtggccccgggtttgattcccggccgggtcagggttttttgattgtaatggttaatatccctggcctggggactgggtgtttatgtcatccttaatgttcctttccccaCAGACAACACCCCACACTTCCGCCATTCCAGTAACACGCAGGTTCCTTTCCCCACAGACAACACCCCACACTTCCGCCATTCCagtaacacgcaggttcatacactatggtgccagtaggggcaaaaaatccacaagttgatatagatgttgattcccatagggaatctgaaatatttgtcccgaatgagtaaatttataacaccaatataaatggtccgttattggacattattttcCAACTAACACCCACCAaagctaagtaccaactgatgggcccaacttAGCAAATGGAGGCGAAacactggcagccaggaatgagttagctggaaaatttataatgcccaagatccacaagggtcgaccacctgaaaaaaaaagaaaaaaaaaaaacgaaaaaagaaCTAAACTGTAATGGTACTAAAGGCAAACATGATGGGCTGAGAAACCAACGTTGAAATAGAAAGTAACTTATATAAGATGCAGAGGTCTAGTGGGTATGTGGGCACTATGAGGATTTTCATGTTTGTATTTTCTAATATTGTTGTATTGTCATTTTGTCTGCAATCTGTTGGCACATAGTTCATTATAAATAAGGtctttgatacatgtgattttactaacaagctgaagaagagacagcctacaccaaaaatgagtaccaggttaattcctgggggcaaaggcggccgggcttagagctaaccactctaccccatgacgtgccgaggttaacaatggtggaagcctttaccttccactcctccaaaggctttcatggcctgtacggaggtgactttgctttactttgctttgaaGAAGGAAATttgttttctcgaaacatgtacttgtgtttGTATAAATGTGTGTATATaagtaaatgatagtttaaataataatgcattctgaattgtattgactaggcagaaCCTAGACACAATTAACTGTTAAAATCCCTACTCTTGTGAAGTTTTTTctttgattggtgctctcaagccggccttaagccatgtgcagatttagcaacactgcctctcatagcccatttgaatttgcccatgaAGCAATCTGTCTGGTTAATTCAGCAGCTGATCAAATGAAAACGGTGcaagatattttaaaatgtttattgtttattggtatgaccaaccctttaatgctcatatacccggttcatgttgtttctgaccaccctgtatatatggAATACATGCATATTCTTGACTTGCGTGCACATTAATGCATAAtgcggtttttattattattttgtacaaaACAACATATgtattgatattcaaatcggtacaacaatgcaaagaaatcAATATGTAAAAAATTCCATTCACCGCCAGAAACATTCACAATACATTGTTGTTGAAAGTCGACAATATTAACTAGAGCTTGACAATAAGATTTTTTCAGTGGCGTTCTGGTATTCGGTTTGCATGTCTGAATCACAGAAAAATGTTTTAGGATACCTGAAGTAGTaaagaggagagatccttccttgatGCCACCCCGAAAAAAGTATTcctactta
Coding sequences within it:
- the LOC136883513 gene encoding gastrula zinc finger protein XlCGF57.1 isoform X2, producing the protein MENSLNIKSEPLNSHDDDRGKEGKEEEGEEEDDENDESIKDSEPEDDNMEVLITEPDVLIHPDNQSENSREHSEEDSDDVVKRDWVVSYCNDLEKKFRAEDPVQEEDCELSCDTCGNKFEDLDKLVEHLLVHRKDKQHICRNCGRKFTKRHHLTIHLKVHVKKRSYVCRLCSKSFFWQDRLALHLRSHHEERPFTCNECRRSFSRNSSLKKHIDSHSSKRLHKCKECEKSFTHRENLVSHFKTHTVVKKVHACDLCEKRFTRPSHLATHRRVHTGEKSLPCKYCGKTFAREDYLITHLRQHTGERPYVCLDCGSSFTHSTTLKKHKASHSGLKPFVCKECGNAYSRPDTLSAHKKIHSGLRPFSCIECGKSFLRRDSLAIHQKTHTQDRPFSCPECEKRFMQIAHLKKHLKSHSDVRPYACDWCGAAFVRRNHLVRHTKRHMDSGD
- the LOC136883513 gene encoding gastrula zinc finger protein XlCGF57.1 isoform X1; the encoded protein is MFHKEQQELSQSLEGNMENSLNIKSEPLNSHDDDRGKEGKEEEGEEEDDENDESIKDSEPEDDNMEVLITEPDVLIHPDNQSENSREHSEEDSDDVVKRDWVVSYCNDLEKKFRAEDPVQEEDCELSCDTCGNKFEDLDKLVEHLLVHRKDKQHICRNCGRKFTKRHHLTIHLKVHVKKRSYVCRLCSKSFFWQDRLALHLRSHHEERPFTCNECRRSFSRNSSLKKHIDSHSSKRLHKCKECEKSFTHRENLVSHFKTHTVVKKVHACDLCEKRFTRPSHLATHRRVHTGEKSLPCKYCGKTFAREDYLITHLRQHTGERPYVCLDCGSSFTHSTTLKKHKASHSGLKPFVCKECGNAYSRPDTLSAHKKIHSGLRPFSCIECGKSFLRRDSLAIHQKTHTQDRPFSCPECEKRFMQIAHLKKHLKSHSDVRPYACDWCGAAFVRRNHLVRHTKRHMDSGD